A DNA window from Halanaerobium saccharolyticum subsp. saccharolyticum DSM 6643 contains the following coding sequences:
- a CDS encoding GntR family transcriptional regulator, producing MFEIELQRDGEENLYTQIYEAIRAEILADKYTPDTKMPSIRNLASRLSVNAETVVKAYDLLAAENLIYKKEGSGSYIAPAAALKSNSDDQRLRILTSKTSFISKNTIDFSGPENGAEFLEEYAWDLIFDRFYSDFQGKIFKNIKDKKISYFKLLDSKNKNIDKTKLYYSSEIQLQEILMSLIGENNELLFTEGNDNSLFTSLCSNASDLDVKNDADFDLSGKKVKFNVSSADYDSLMDYLENNTIDYLIISDESVEKSILSWSLSKLKSLLELAQMLKFKVIIVEYFALYQTNNKIKELLESNYREEIILVQALTERVFTGLNLGLVYLGKKAISNLDHQSVVNNYSLNNIIAKDNFSAGENLINNLLSYYLDNNYLDKRIKYLKQRLKNRKVLLEETIKDHFRGIESIDNSSLFFIKLILNQNINQHDFKVFAEKNSLLLPNYNSFFSRKISNELIISPAALNQFSIKQGIMTLAKIYWQFIS from the coding sequence ATGTTTGAAATCGAATTACAAAGAGATGGAGAAGAAAATTTATATACCCAAATCTATGAGGCAATTAGAGCGGAGATATTGGCAGATAAATATACACCAGATACTAAAATGCCCTCAATTAGGAATCTTGCTTCCCGTCTAAGTGTAAATGCAGAAACTGTTGTTAAAGCGTATGACTTATTAGCCGCAGAAAACTTAATTTATAAAAAAGAAGGCAGTGGGAGCTATATTGCTCCTGCTGCAGCTTTAAAGAGTAACAGTGATGATCAGCGCTTACGAATATTAACTTCTAAGACATCTTTTATCTCGAAAAATACCATTGATTTTAGTGGCCCAGAAAATGGGGCTGAATTTTTGGAAGAGTATGCTTGGGATTTAATTTTTGACCGTTTTTATTCAGATTTCCAAGGTAAAATCTTTAAAAATATTAAAGATAAAAAAATAAGTTATTTTAAGCTTTTGGATTCGAAAAATAAAAATATTGATAAAACTAAACTTTATTATAGTTCGGAAATTCAACTTCAAGAAATATTAATGTCTTTGATTGGAGAAAATAATGAATTATTATTTACAGAGGGCAATGATAATTCTCTATTTACTTCTCTTTGTTCAAATGCAAGTGATCTAGATGTTAAAAATGATGCTGACTTTGATCTATCTGGCAAAAAAGTTAAATTTAATGTTAGTTCTGCTGATTATGATAGTTTAATGGACTATTTAGAAAATAATACTATTGATTATTTAATTATAAGTGATGAATCAGTTGAAAAAAGTATTTTGAGCTGGAGTCTTTCCAAATTAAAATCATTATTAGAGCTTGCACAAATGTTAAAATTTAAAGTTATAATTGTTGAGTATTTCGCTCTTTATCAGACTAATAATAAAATCAAAGAACTTTTAGAATCCAATTATAGAGAAGAAATTATTTTAGTTCAGGCTTTAACAGAAAGAGTTTTTACAGGATTAAATTTAGGTTTAGTTTATTTAGGAAAAAAAGCAATAAGCAACTTAGATCATCAATCAGTTGTAAATAACTATTCTTTAAACAATATTATAGCTAAAGATAATTTTTCGGCTGGAGAAAATTTAATTAATAATCTTTTAAGTTATTATCTGGATAATAATTATTTGGATAAGAGAATAAAATATTTGAAACAGCGTTTAAAAAACAGGAAAGTCTTATTAGAAGAAACAATTAAAGACCATTTTAGAGGAATAGAAAGTATAGATAATTCTTCACTATTTTTTATCAAGTTAATATTAAATCAGAATATTAATCAGCACGATTTTAAAGTTTTTGCTGAAAAAAATTCTCTCTTATTGCCTAATTATAATAGTTTTTTTAGTAGAAAGATAAGTAATGAACTCATAATTTCACCAGCAGCTTTAAATCAATTTTCAATTAAACAGGGGATTATGACCTTAGCAAAAATCTATTGGCAGTTTATAAGTTAA
- a CDS encoding baeRF7 domain-containing protein yields MTEVKLEVLKDFIQCQESPCTSIYMSTKAVHKGEFKKLEIEFKNLLQEVEEKLENSWSFKQRDIDNFLKEAYALAADSTFWQEQKEGLAVFISENRFDYFKLEVDTYNKSYVSYNFNLKQLISEFQNNQKYYLLALSPNHNSLYQGSRNNIEKVELEELPLNITEFLNLDDKAAEKHQSVNTAGGSAVFHGQGGASDDDNEDLIHYLKEIDRVINLELKEDRYLVIAADDSVFSLYKNINNYDMLLDDNLSGNTKQMNKKELREKSWELVEPHLNDYIKNVKEKYLELKASDKTSDKLEDIVEAANYSKIDTLLINKKAEKAGVFVEDENEIKIMKNNKDYDLYNYAAVETIKNGGTVFSIGKEEMPGKSDISAIYRY; encoded by the coding sequence ATGACAGAAGTTAAGCTGGAAGTTTTAAAAGATTTTATTCAATGTCAGGAGAGTCCCTGTACTTCAATTTATATGTCAACTAAGGCTGTGCATAAAGGAGAATTCAAAAAGTTAGAAATTGAATTCAAAAATCTGCTGCAGGAGGTAGAAGAAAAACTCGAAAATAGTTGGAGTTTTAAGCAGCGAGATATTGATAATTTTTTAAAAGAAGCGTATGCTTTGGCTGCTGACAGCACTTTTTGGCAGGAGCAGAAAGAGGGTTTGGCAGTATTTATTTCTGAAAACAGATTTGATTATTTCAAACTTGAAGTTGATACGTATAATAAATCATATGTAAGTTATAACTTTAATCTCAAACAATTAATTTCAGAATTCCAAAACAATCAAAAATACTATTTGTTGGCTTTAAGTCCAAATCATAATTCTCTTTATCAGGGCAGTCGCAATAATATTGAAAAAGTTGAATTAGAAGAGTTACCTCTTAATATCACAGAATTTTTAAATTTAGATGATAAAGCAGCTGAAAAACATCAATCAGTTAATACAGCTGGTGGATCAGCAGTTTTCCATGGTCAGGGAGGAGCCTCAGATGACGATAATGAGGATTTAATACACTATCTTAAAGAAATAGATAGAGTTATTAACCTGGAACTAAAAGAAGATAGGTATTTGGTTATTGCCGCTGATGATAGTGTCTTCTCTTTATATAAAAATATTAATAATTATGATATGCTTTTAGATGATAATTTAAGTGGTAATACAAAACAAATGAACAAAAAAGAACTCAGAGAAAAGAGTTGGGAGCTTGTAGAACCCCATCTTAATGATTATATAAAAAATGTTAAAGAAAAATATTTAGAGCTTAAAGCAAGTGATAAAACCTCAGATAAGCTAGAAGATATTGTTGAAGCAGCAAACTACAGTAAAATTGATACTTTATTAATTAATAAAAAGGCCGAAAAAGCTGGAGTTTTCGTTGAAGATGAAAATGAAATTAAAATCATGAAAAATAATAAAGATTATGACCTATATAATTATGCAGCAGTTGAGACTATAAAAAATGGTGGGACTGTATTTTCAATAGGGAAAGAAGAAATGCCAGGAAAATCAGATATTTCAGCGATATATAGGTATTAA